A single window of Modestobacter italicus DNA harbors:
- a CDS encoding helix-turn-helix transcriptional regulator — protein sequence MTAPSTAERMTRLLALVPYLQARPDGVRLADAAADFGVPEAQLRRDLDLLWVCGLPGHGPGDLIDLAFEGDRVRVTFTAGMVRPLRLSTDEAVALIVALRTLLELPGLAEGEAVSRALAKVSAAAGHPAEVAAPVVVSVDAREQSLAVVRDGLERRRALHLHYYVPSRDERTERTVDPMRLLLVDGHWYLEAWCRNVEGTRLFRLDRIDDVTVLDEPAAPPPEAHERDLDGGLYQPPAEAPRVRLRLARTARWVADYYPVEDPAEVSDPPGGLAVTVRTTDLAWARRLVASLGGTATVDEPAELAAQVAGEARAALARYAD from the coding sequence GTGACCGCCCCGAGCACCGCGGAGCGGATGACCCGGCTGCTGGCCCTGGTGCCCTACCTGCAGGCCCGCCCGGACGGCGTCCGGCTGGCCGACGCCGCCGCCGACTTCGGCGTCCCGGAGGCCCAGCTGCGCCGGGACCTGGACCTGCTGTGGGTGTGCGGGCTGCCCGGCCACGGCCCCGGCGACCTCATCGACCTGGCCTTCGAGGGCGACCGGGTGCGGGTCACCTTCACCGCCGGCATGGTGCGGCCGCTGCGGCTGAGCACCGACGAGGCGGTGGCGCTGATCGTCGCGCTGCGCACCCTGCTCGAGCTCCCGGGACTGGCCGAGGGTGAGGCGGTCAGCCGCGCCCTGGCCAAGGTGTCGGCGGCGGCCGGCCACCCCGCCGAGGTCGCCGCACCGGTCGTGGTCAGCGTCGACGCCCGCGAGCAGTCGCTGGCCGTCGTCCGCGACGGGCTGGAACGGCGCCGGGCGTTGCACCTGCACTACTACGTGCCCAGCCGGGACGAGCGCACCGAGCGCACCGTGGACCCGATGCGGCTGCTGCTGGTCGACGGCCACTGGTACCTGGAGGCGTGGTGCCGCAACGTCGAGGGCACCCGGCTGTTCCGGCTGGACCGGATCGACGACGTCACCGTGCTCGACGAGCCGGCCGCCCCGCCGCCGGAGGCGCACGAACGCGACCTCGACGGTGGGCTCTACCAGCCGCCCGCGGAGGCACCCCGGGTGCGGCTGCGGCTGGCCCGCACCGCCCGCTGGGTCGCCGACTACTACCCGGTGGAGGACCCGGCCGAGGTCAGCGACCCGCCCGGCGGCCTGGCCGTCACGGTGCGGACGACGGACCTGGCCTGGGCCCGCCGGCTGGTCGCCTCCCTCGGCGGCACCGCGACGGTCGACGAGCCGGCAGAGCTCGCCGCCCAGGTCGCGGGCGAGGCCCGGGCCGCGCTGGCCCGCTACGCCGACTGA
- a CDS encoding DEAD/DEAH box helicase has translation MSSPAERYAAARRRTAHPTLSDFTAELGFSLDPFQVEACEALEEGSGVLVCAPTGAGKTVVGEFAVHKALQEGRKAFYTTPIKALSNQKYSDLCDRYGAAKVGLLTGDNAINGDAPVVVMTTEVLRNMLYADAPALTDLGYVVMDEVHYLADRFRGAVWEEVIIHLPEHVRLVSLSATVSNAEEFADWLVTVRGDTKVVVSEVRPIPLWQHMLVGGRVFDLFALRPAAHAGEWEQTPRGLSTRERGRAVVDPELVRYVHEQERRHDSWHGGGGSGIRGGGNRPRYRPPSRPEVIERLDRAGLLPAITFVFSRNGCDAAVGQCLASGMRLTDEVERSAIAEVIDRRTGSLPEEDLHVLGFWEWREGLLAGFAAHHAGLVPAFKETVEECFVRGLVKAVFATETLALGINMPARTVVLEKLVKWNGEAHADVTPGEYTQLTGRAGRRGIDIEGHAVVVWAPGVDPAVVAGLASTRTYPLRSSFRPSYNMAVNLVGAFGRDRARELLASSFAQFQADRSVVGLARSAARHEEDAARLAKEMNDGLSAAVLDVAGYARLRMEVSEREKELSRDTQARRRADAAESLAALRAGDVIRVPSGRRQGLAVVLDPGVTEIAEPRPLVLTEDKWAGRLASVDFPSPVTALARVRVPKNFNHRSPHARRDLAATLRTARVENDLGARRTRGRSAAADDPVLADLRHALRAHPVHGLPDREERVRAADRWLREVREAERLRRQMADRTGSLTRQFDRTCDVLQELGYLLPAAVLPVEVPEDGVPPEESPVVTDAGRRLSRIWSETDLLTAECIRAGVFRGLNAAELAACVSALVFEARREGPGTPSVPAGKVSAALAEMRRVQLQLADVEREHEVPVTRELDLGFVWAAYRWADGQTLDRVLAGAEQAGTELSGGDFVRWARQLVDLLDQLAKVADEPLAGTARAAVGRVRRGVVAVAVSG, from the coding sequence ATGTCCAGCCCGGCTGAGCGGTACGCGGCTGCCCGTCGGCGTACCGCACACCCCACCCTGTCGGACTTCACCGCCGAGCTCGGCTTCTCGCTCGACCCGTTCCAGGTGGAGGCCTGCGAGGCCCTGGAGGAGGGCTCCGGGGTGCTGGTGTGCGCCCCGACCGGCGCGGGGAAGACCGTGGTCGGCGAGTTCGCCGTGCACAAGGCCCTGCAGGAGGGCCGCAAGGCGTTCTACACGACGCCGATCAAGGCGCTGTCCAACCAGAAGTACAGCGACCTCTGCGACCGCTACGGCGCCGCGAAGGTCGGCCTGCTCACCGGGGACAACGCGATCAACGGCGACGCCCCGGTGGTGGTGATGACCACCGAGGTGCTGCGCAACATGCTCTACGCCGACGCCCCCGCGCTGACCGACCTCGGCTACGTCGTCATGGACGAGGTGCACTACCTGGCCGACCGGTTCCGCGGCGCGGTGTGGGAGGAGGTGATCATCCACCTCCCCGAGCACGTCCGGCTGGTGTCGCTGTCGGCCACGGTGAGCAACGCCGAGGAGTTCGCCGACTGGCTGGTCACCGTGCGCGGCGACACGAAGGTCGTGGTCAGCGAGGTCCGGCCCATCCCGCTGTGGCAGCACATGCTGGTGGGCGGCCGGGTGTTCGACCTGTTCGCGCTGCGGCCGGCCGCGCACGCGGGGGAGTGGGAGCAGACCCCGCGGGGGCTGTCCACCCGCGAGCGGGGCCGGGCGGTGGTCGACCCGGAGCTGGTCCGCTACGTGCACGAGCAGGAACGGCGGCACGACTCCTGGCACGGCGGCGGGGGGTCGGGCATCCGCGGTGGCGGCAACCGGCCCCGGTACCGGCCGCCGTCCCGGCCCGAGGTCATCGAGCGGCTGGACCGGGCCGGGCTGCTGCCGGCGATCACCTTCGTGTTCAGCCGCAACGGCTGCGACGCCGCCGTCGGCCAGTGCCTGGCGTCGGGGATGCGGCTCACCGACGAGGTGGAGCGGTCGGCGATCGCCGAGGTGATCGACCGGCGCACCGGGTCGCTGCCGGAGGAGGACCTGCACGTCCTGGGCTTCTGGGAGTGGCGCGAGGGGCTGCTCGCCGGGTTCGCCGCGCACCACGCCGGCCTCGTCCCGGCGTTCAAGGAGACGGTCGAGGAGTGCTTCGTCCGCGGCCTGGTCAAGGCGGTGTTCGCCACCGAGACGCTGGCGCTGGGCATCAACATGCCCGCCCGCACCGTCGTCCTGGAGAAGCTGGTCAAGTGGAACGGCGAGGCGCACGCCGACGTGACGCCGGGGGAGTACACCCAGCTCACCGGTAGGGCCGGGCGCCGCGGCATCGACATCGAGGGGCACGCGGTCGTCGTCTGGGCACCGGGGGTCGACCCGGCCGTCGTCGCCGGCCTGGCCAGCACCCGCACCTACCCGCTGCGGTCGTCGTTCCGGCCCAGCTACAACATGGCGGTCAACCTGGTCGGCGCCTTCGGCCGCGACCGCGCCCGGGAGCTGCTGGCCTCCTCCTTCGCCCAGTTCCAGGCAGACCGGTCGGTGGTCGGGCTGGCCCGGTCCGCGGCCCGGCACGAGGAGGACGCCGCCCGGCTGGCGAAGGAGATGAACGACGGGCTGAGCGCCGCCGTCCTGGACGTCGCCGGCTACGCGCGGCTGCGGATGGAGGTGTCCGAGCGGGAGAAGGAGCTGTCCCGGGACACCCAGGCGCGGCGCCGGGCCGACGCCGCCGAGTCGCTGGCCGCGCTGCGGGCCGGCGACGTGATCCGGGTGCCCAGCGGCCGGCGGCAGGGGCTGGCCGTCGTCCTGGACCCCGGGGTCACCGAGATCGCCGAGCCGCGTCCGCTGGTGCTCACCGAGGACAAGTGGGCCGGCCGGCTGGCCTCGGTGGACTTCCCCTCACCGGTGACCGCGCTGGCCCGGGTCCGGGTGCCGAAGAACTTCAACCACCGCAGCCCGCACGCACGCCGCGACCTCGCCGCGACGCTGCGCACCGCCCGGGTGGAGAACGACCTCGGCGCCCGGCGCACCCGGGGGCGCTCGGCCGCCGCCGACGACCCGGTGCTCGCCGACCTCCGGCACGCGCTGCGCGCCCACCCGGTGCACGGGCTGCCCGACCGGGAGGAGCGGGTGCGCGCGGCCGACCGCTGGCTGCGCGAGGTGCGCGAAGCCGAGCGGCTGCGCCGGCAGATGGCGGACCGCACCGGCTCGCTGACCCGGCAGTTCGACCGCACCTGCGACGTCCTGCAGGAGCTGGGCTACCTGCTGCCGGCCGCGGTGCTGCCGGTCGAGGTGCCCGAGGACGGGGTACCGCCGGAGGAGTCGCCGGTGGTCACCGACGCCGGCCGCCGGCTCAGCCGGATCTGGTCGGAGACCGACCTGCTCACCGCCGAGTGCATCCGCGCCGGCGTCTTCCGCGGCCTGAACGCCGCCGAGCTGGCGGCCTGCGTCTCCGCGCTGGTGTTCGAGGCCCGCCGGGAGGGTCCGGGGACGCCGTCGGTGCCGGCGGGCAAGGTGTCCGCCGCCCTCGCCGAGATGCGCCGGGTGCAGCTGCAGCTGGCCGACGTCGAGCGGGAGCACGAGGTGCCGGTGACCCGGGAGCTCGACCTGGGCTTCGTGTGGGCTGCCTACCGGTGGGCCGACGGGCAGACCCTGGACCGGGTGCTGGCCGGGGCCGAGCAGGCCGGCACCGAGCTGTCCGGCGGGGACTTCGTGCGGTGGGCGCGGCAGCTGGTCGACCTGCTCGACCAGCTGGCCAAGGTCGCCGACGAGCCGCTGGCCGGCACCGCCCGGGCCGCGGTCGGCCGGGTGCGCCGCGGCGTGGTGGCCGTGGCGGTCAGCGGCTGA
- the tatA gene encoding Sec-independent protein translocase subunit TatA, with protein sequence MNLGPAEIGLIILAILLLFGYKKLPDASRSLGRSLRIFKGEMKGMKDDDVRAKDQARTTPVTGTVVTPSPNPTVAPSAVDYEAEARAMEARAAEARARAEQARASSAVTDTSH encoded by the coding sequence ATGAACCTCGGCCCCGCGGAGATCGGCCTGATCATCCTGGCCATCCTGCTGCTGTTCGGCTACAAGAAGCTGCCGGACGCCTCGCGGTCGCTCGGCCGGTCGCTGCGGATCTTCAAGGGCGAGATGAAGGGCATGAAGGACGACGACGTCCGCGCCAAGGACCAGGCCCGCACCACGCCGGTCACCGGCACGGTGGTCACCCCCAGCCCGAACCCCACCGTCGCCCCGTCCGCGGTAGACTACGAGGCCGAGGCCCGTGCGATGGAGGCCCGCGCCGCCGAGGCCCGGGCCCGCGCCGAGCAGGCCCGCGCGTCGTCGGCCGTGACCGACACCTCGCACTGA
- a CDS encoding DUF3866 family protein, whose product MTSDSSPVPGSRIRWRRGRVTALGRSWRDAQEMTVEVDGDGTLRALAHPSVVGSPQAGDDVLLNTTAWAQRLGTGGYALVVAVPDRLPADPTGTGHLVKGRYTPLQVTVQGVDEQDTEHHQLIAEAEDLEGMPVVVADLHSALPAVLAGVQATDPALRVAYVMTDGGALPAAFSRTLDALADSLAGVVTVGQAFGGDLEAVTVHTGLLAARHVLHADITIVTQGPGNLGTGTPWGFSGVAAGEVCNAVHVLGGQTVGALRISEADPRPRHRGVSHHSLTAFGRVALGGVYLVAPRGLGSELGSQVEEDLAGQPQRNPIEWVDSDGLETALRDVGVPLSTMGRGLDEDRAYFLAAAAAGRYAAQLTLFGPLPA is encoded by the coding sequence GTGACCAGCGACTCCTCCCCCGTGCCCGGCAGCCGGATCCGCTGGCGCCGCGGCCGGGTCACCGCACTCGGCCGGTCCTGGCGGGACGCCCAGGAGATGACCGTCGAGGTGGACGGCGACGGGACGCTGCGGGCACTGGCCCACCCCTCCGTCGTCGGCTCGCCCCAGGCCGGGGACGACGTGCTGCTGAACACCACCGCGTGGGCGCAGCGGCTGGGCACCGGCGGCTACGCGCTGGTGGTCGCGGTCCCCGACCGGCTGCCGGCCGACCCGACCGGCACCGGGCACCTGGTGAAGGGCCGGTACACGCCGCTGCAGGTGACCGTGCAGGGCGTGGACGAGCAGGACACCGAGCACCACCAGCTGATCGCCGAGGCCGAGGACCTGGAGGGCATGCCGGTCGTCGTCGCTGACCTGCACTCGGCGCTGCCCGCCGTCCTCGCCGGGGTGCAGGCCACGGACCCGGCGCTGCGGGTCGCCTACGTGATGACCGACGGCGGGGCGCTGCCCGCGGCGTTCTCCCGCACCCTGGACGCGCTGGCCGACTCGCTGGCCGGGGTGGTGACCGTGGGCCAGGCCTTCGGCGGGGACCTGGAGGCGGTCACCGTGCACACCGGGCTGCTGGCGGCCCGGCACGTGCTGCACGCCGACATCACGATCGTCACCCAGGGGCCGGGCAACCTGGGCACCGGGACGCCGTGGGGCTTCTCCGGCGTGGCCGCCGGCGAGGTGTGCAACGCGGTGCACGTGCTGGGCGGTCAGACCGTGGGGGCGCTGCGGATCTCCGAGGCCGACCCGCGGCCCCGGCACCGCGGGGTCTCCCACCACTCGCTGACCGCGTTCGGGCGGGTGGCGCTGGGCGGGGTGTACCTGGTGGCACCCCGTGGACTGGGCTCGGAGCTGGGCAGCCAGGTCGAGGAGGACCTCGCCGGCCAGCCGCAGCGCAACCCGATCGAGTGGGTCGACAGCGACGGGCTGGAGACGGCGCTGCGCGACGTCGGCGTCCCGCTGTCCACGATGGGGCGCGGGCTCGACGAGGACCGCGCGTACTTCCTGGCCGCGGCGGCCGCCGGCCGCTACGCCGCCCAGCTCACGCTGTTCGGCCCGCTGCCGGCCTGA
- a CDS encoding helix-turn-helix transcriptional regulator translates to MAAKRAERLVNLVIALLGTRQYVSAARIRDTVPGYEPDDGTERADEAFKRMFERDKAELREIGVPLETGRTSAFDTEDGYRIARAEYELPEITLTGEEAAAVGLALRLWQSAQLAGAAQSALVKLRAAGIEVDQTRGIQIQPRLDAGEPAFEPCYAAARDRRELAFDYRRPDAEQASRRRVQPWGVVAWHGRWYLVGHDLDRQAPRVFRLSRVTGTPRASGPEGAFQPPADLDLAAVVARQEAREEHLVVVRARPGTAIGLRRHAEPLGPADDGDDRLQVRTTEPWALADELASYGPDVLVEAPRLVRDAVVARLTRLAAMAEPA, encoded by the coding sequence GTGGCAGCCAAGCGGGCAGAACGACTGGTCAACCTGGTCATCGCCCTGCTCGGCACCCGGCAGTACGTGTCGGCGGCCAGGATCCGGGACACCGTCCCCGGCTACGAGCCCGACGACGGCACCGAGCGGGCCGACGAGGCGTTCAAGCGGATGTTCGAGCGGGACAAGGCCGAGCTGCGCGAGATCGGCGTCCCGCTGGAGACCGGCCGCACGAGCGCCTTCGACACCGAGGACGGCTACCGGATCGCCCGCGCCGAGTACGAGCTGCCCGAGATCACCCTCACCGGCGAGGAGGCGGCGGCGGTCGGCCTGGCGCTGCGCCTCTGGCAGTCCGCGCAGCTCGCCGGCGCCGCGCAGAGCGCGCTGGTCAAGCTGCGCGCCGCCGGCATCGAGGTCGACCAGACCCGCGGCATCCAGATCCAGCCCCGCCTGGACGCCGGCGAGCCCGCCTTCGAGCCCTGCTACGCCGCCGCCCGCGACCGCCGCGAGCTGGCCTTCGACTACCGCCGTCCGGACGCCGAGCAGGCCAGCCGGCGCCGCGTCCAGCCCTGGGGCGTGGTCGCCTGGCACGGCCGCTGGTACCTCGTCGGACACGACCTGGACCGGCAGGCACCGCGGGTGTTCCGGCTCTCCCGGGTCACCGGCACCCCGCGCGCCAGCGGGCCCGAGGGCGCCTTCCAACCGCCGGCCGACCTGGACCTGGCCGCGGTGGTGGCCCGGCAGGAGGCCCGGGAGGAGCACCTGGTGGTCGTCCGGGCCCGCCCCGGCACCGCCATCGGCCTGCGCCGGCACGCCGAGCCGCTCGGGCCCGCCGACGACGGTGACGACCGGCTGCAGGTGCGCACCACCGAGCCGTGGGCGCTGGCCGACGAGCTGGCCTCCTACGGTCCCGACGTGCTCGTCGAGGCGCCCCGGCTGGTGCGCGATGCCGTCGTCGCCCGGCTGACCCGGCTCGCCGCGATGGCGGAGCCGGCGTGA
- a CDS encoding 5'-3' exonuclease, translating into MLLDAASLYFRAFFGVPTSVTGPHGRPVNAVRGFLDMTARLVVAHSPDRLVACWDDDWRPAFRVAALPSYKAHRVAEAGGEEVPDELGPQVPVLVEVLAAAGLTRVGAPGYEADDVIGTLATRARGPVDVVTGDRDLFQLVDDDRGVRVLYTNRGINDLEFVDEAAVAAKYGIPGRAYADYAVLRGDPSDGLPGVVGVGEKTAATLINEFGSLAGIRAAVARAVVPKPPLTAALLKKLRAADAYLDAAPEVVAVVTTIDLPPVDGALPRRPVDPDALDALAEAHGLESSVRRLGAALGWPDR; encoded by the coding sequence ATGCTGCTGGACGCGGCGAGCCTGTACTTCCGCGCCTTCTTCGGCGTGCCCACCAGCGTCACCGGTCCCCACGGCCGGCCGGTCAACGCCGTCCGCGGGTTCCTGGACATGACCGCGCGGCTGGTCGTCGCGCACTCCCCCGACCGGCTCGTGGCCTGCTGGGACGACGACTGGCGGCCGGCCTTCCGGGTGGCCGCGCTGCCCAGCTACAAGGCGCACCGGGTCGCCGAGGCCGGCGGCGAGGAGGTCCCCGACGAGCTCGGCCCGCAGGTGCCGGTGCTGGTGGAGGTGCTCGCCGCCGCCGGCCTGACCCGGGTCGGGGCGCCGGGGTACGAGGCCGACGACGTGATCGGCACGCTCGCCACCCGGGCCCGGGGGCCGGTCGACGTGGTCACCGGCGACCGGGACCTGTTCCAGCTGGTCGACGACGACCGCGGCGTCCGGGTGCTGTACACCAACCGCGGCATCAACGACCTGGAGTTCGTCGACGAGGCGGCGGTGGCCGCCAAGTACGGCATCCCCGGCCGCGCCTACGCCGACTACGCGGTGCTGCGCGGCGACCCCAGCGACGGGCTCCCCGGCGTGGTCGGCGTCGGGGAGAAGACCGCCGCCACGTTGATCAACGAGTTCGGCTCGCTGGCCGGCATCCGGGCCGCCGTGGCCCGCGCCGTCGTCCCGAAGCCGCCGCTGACCGCGGCGCTGCTGAAGAAGTTGCGCGCGGCCGACGCCTACCTGGACGCCGCCCCGGAGGTCGTCGCCGTGGTCACCACCATCGACCTGCCACCGGTGGACGGCGCCCTGCCGCGCCGCCCCGTGGACCCGGACGCGCTGGACGCGCTGGCCGAGGCGCACGGCCTGGAGTCCTCGGTGCGCCGGCTGGGCGCGGCCCTGGGCTGGCCCGACCGCTGA
- the tatC gene encoding twin-arginine translocase subunit TatC, with protein MAARPQGRRPRRPERDAAATMTLIGHLRELRNRVGIALLFVLIGTAVAFWWYEHGLGDFIRAPYCNLPEDLRYNEADGSCGLLVTDVFGGALIRLKIAFIAGIVLSAPCWLYQIWAFITPGLKRNEKRFGVSFVAVSTLLFALGAALAYISLSAGLRLLLGLAGEGVVVALTAQDYIGFVISLLLAFGVSFELPLIAVVLNLVGVLSHAVLARSRRWIYFLTIVFAAFITPTQDPFTMLLMAGPMCVLFELAIQVARVVDKRRAKREAALGLQGLDDDEASPLDAAPSPLDPRPSALDEPAQTQR; from the coding sequence ATGGCCGCGCGTCCGCAGGGCCGCCGACCGCGGCGTCCCGAGCGGGACGCCGCGGCGACGATGACGCTGATCGGGCACCTCCGCGAGCTGCGCAACCGGGTGGGCATCGCGCTGCTGTTCGTGCTGATCGGCACCGCGGTCGCCTTCTGGTGGTACGAGCACGGGCTCGGTGACTTCATCCGGGCGCCGTACTGCAACCTGCCCGAGGACCTGCGGTACAACGAGGCCGACGGCAGCTGCGGGCTGCTGGTCACCGACGTCTTCGGCGGCGCGCTGATCCGGCTGAAGATCGCGTTCATCGCCGGCATCGTGCTGTCCGCGCCGTGCTGGCTCTACCAGATCTGGGCGTTCATCACCCCGGGCCTCAAGCGCAACGAGAAGCGCTTCGGCGTCTCGTTCGTCGCCGTCTCCACGCTGCTGTTCGCCCTCGGTGCCGCGCTGGCCTACATCTCGCTGTCCGCGGGCCTCCGGCTGCTGCTCGGGCTGGCCGGCGAGGGCGTGGTGGTGGCGCTGACCGCGCAGGACTACATCGGCTTCGTCATCTCACTGCTGCTGGCCTTCGGGGTCAGCTTCGAGCTGCCGCTGATCGCGGTGGTGCTGAACCTGGTGGGGGTGCTCAGCCACGCGGTGCTGGCGAGGTCGCGGCGGTGGATCTACTTCCTCACCATCGTCTTCGCCGCCTTCATCACCCCCACCCAGGACCCGTTCACCATGCTGCTGATGGCCGGGCCGATGTGCGTGCTGTTCGAGCTCGCCATCCAGGTCGCCCGGGTCGTGGACAAGCGCCGGGCCAAGCGGGAGGCGGCGCTGGGCCTGCAGGGCCTGGACGACGACGAGGCCTCACCGCTGGACGCCGCCCCGAGCCCGCTGGATCCCCGGCCGAGCGCGCTGGACGAGCCGGCGCAGACCCAGCGCTGA
- a CDS encoding DUF4333 domain-containing protein yields MSQPPQGEDPQQDGRAQPGWGPPSGQQGGGYGQQGGWGPPSQYGQPGQGGQGGQPGQGGWGPPSQYGAPGQYGAPGGWGQPGQYGAPAGQPYGPPPQYGQPGQYGAPPGYGQQHGQYGGWQQPPAPARRTRRFGLLFGLLVLALLIGLAFTLPARLGGTRLDPDAVQRDVAAQYQEREGVALDLSCDQTMTVADGRTYECDGTTADGDPVTITLELSGTDGDYTWSDS; encoded by the coding sequence ATGAGCCAGCCGCCGCAGGGCGAGGACCCGCAGCAGGACGGCCGGGCGCAGCCCGGCTGGGGGCCGCCGTCCGGGCAGCAGGGCGGCGGGTACGGCCAGCAGGGCGGCTGGGGGCCGCCGAGCCAGTACGGCCAGCCAGGACAGGGCGGCCAGGGCGGCCAGCCCGGTCAGGGCGGCTGGGGGCCGCCGAGCCAGTACGGCGCGCCCGGGCAGTACGGCGCACCGGGCGGCTGGGGTCAGCCGGGGCAGTACGGCGCCCCCGCCGGCCAGCCCTACGGCCCCCCGCCGCAGTACGGGCAGCCCGGCCAGTACGGCGCCCCGCCCGGCTACGGGCAGCAGCACGGCCAGTACGGCGGGTGGCAGCAGCCGCCGGCACCGGCGCGCCGCACCCGGCGGTTCGGCCTGCTGTTCGGGCTGCTGGTCCTGGCCCTGCTCATCGGGCTGGCCTTCACCCTGCCGGCGCGGCTGGGCGGCACCCGGCTGGACCCGGACGCGGTGCAGCGGGACGTCGCCGCGCAGTACCAGGAGCGCGAGGGGGTGGCCCTGGACCTCTCCTGCGACCAGACGATGACCGTCGCCGACGGCCGGACCTACGAGTGCGACGGGACGACCGCCGACGGCGACCCGGTCACCATCACCCTCGAGCTGTCGGGCACCGACGGGGACTACACCTGGTCCGACAGCTGA
- a CDS encoding diacylglycerol kinase family protein, protein MPQPEVAVLVNAAAGRGRGARSAAAVAAALTAAGVRPRLLTATDRDDAERQCAAAVADGVAAVAALGGDGAAHAALQAVAGTGTPLGLLPAGSGNDLALALGVPREPAAAARALAEDLHAGLVRRVDAARTGDRWWATVLCCGFDSAVTDRADRLRWPRGPRRYDVAILAELARLRPREVALTVDGVGGQLDVTLVAVANTAWYGGGLGIAPGADPGDGLLEVVVVGPVSRRELVRTRPRLATGTHVDHPAVTVLRGREVALHGAGLTTWADGEPVCPLPAVSVCEPGALAVLGTGRA, encoded by the coding sequence GTGCCGCAGCCGGAGGTGGCCGTCCTGGTCAACGCCGCGGCCGGCCGGGGCCGCGGCGCCCGCTCCGCCGCCGCAGTCGCCGCGGCGCTCACCGCTGCCGGGGTGCGCCCCCGGCTGCTGACCGCCACCGACCGGGACGACGCGGAGCGGCAGTGCGCCGCGGCGGTGGCCGACGGGGTCGCCGCGGTGGCGGCGCTCGGTGGTGACGGCGCCGCGCACGCCGCCCTGCAGGCGGTCGCCGGCACCGGGACGCCGCTGGGGCTGCTCCCGGCCGGCTCCGGCAACGACCTGGCGCTGGCCCTCGGCGTGCCGCGGGAGCCGGCCGCGGCGGCCCGCGCGCTGGCCGAGGACCTGCACGCCGGCCTGGTCCGGCGGGTGGACGCCGCGCGCACCGGCGACCGCTGGTGGGCGACGGTGCTGTGCTGCGGCTTCGACTCCGCCGTCACCGACCGGGCCGACCGGCTGCGCTGGCCGCGCGGTCCCCGCCGCTACGACGTGGCGATCCTGGCCGAGCTGGCCCGGCTCCGGCCGCGGGAGGTGGCGCTCACCGTCGACGGCGTCGGCGGCCAGCTGGACGTGACGCTGGTGGCCGTGGCCAACACCGCCTGGTACGGCGGTGGGCTGGGGATCGCCCCCGGCGCCGACCCGGGCGACGGCCTGCTGGAGGTGGTCGTCGTCGGCCCGGTCAGCCGGCGGGAGCTGGTCCGCACCCGGCCGCGGCTGGCCACCGGCACGCACGTCGACCACCCCGCGGTGACGGTGCTGCGCGGCCGGGAGGTCGCCCTGCACGGCGCCGGGCTGACCACCTGGGCCGACGGCGAACCGGTGTGCCCGCTGCCCGCGGTGTCGGTCTGCGAGCCCGGCGCCCTGGCCGTGCTGGGGACCGGCCGCGCCTGA